gatacTTTTGGAATTTGGATGGTTAATTctttggttaaattatgatcTACTTTTATTGTAACAAGTTCCTTTGCAGGTTTAAAAGTGCAAAATAgaggatcaaattttaaaagatgtaTGGACATCAAAATCATGCAAAATAGagggattaaattctaaaagatgTATGACATCAAAATCATTAGTTCATCAACCACctgaaataacttaaaaatactACGAGGGTAATGTAAATgtgcaatttttattgatttttcttttaactacTAACGAATAAATATTACACATTTACAATCTGATTAAAATGCTCGAGGTCAGGATCAGCtcagcttcttctttttttccctctcCCGGATTTCTATTGTAAAAACAGtcaaagaaaaatgtaaaagaaaaaagggtttTACCCAATGCAATGGGGTACTTGACTATGTTGTTGATGTACCATTTGACCATCACTAACAAAAACAAGATGGTCACCATCTCTAATCACTTCAATACCATCAATTTCAGCTCCTTCTTTGCTCACCACTTTACCACCAATGATCCCAAATTTTTTAGCACCCATCTCAAGCAATTCCTCAAAGTTCCCTGGAAGTGAAACAAGCTTCCCAATGGTTTGCCCCTTTTCTGGACAACTTATTACAACTCTAGCAGAGTTGACAACACAATCCTTCACACCCTTAGGTTTATGTACTGACAATAGCAAATCTTTCTCCATGTTGTTTGCGGCTGACATTATCCCGAACAGTGAGTTGTGGAAGTTACTTGTCCTACGTCTCTGCCGGGATTGGCTCCATGATCCATCTGTACCATCCGGTGCCACAGGACGGATCACCGGCTCACTTGTAAACCTCCCGAGGTACCGTGTCTCAGCCTTCTCTGGGATTGACATGATAGATTGAGTTTTCATCTCTCTTCTTGATTCAAACATTGTCTTTATTTCTTCGTGTCCTTGTTGCTCAGCTAGCTCCCTGGGTGTCCAACCATGAACATCAGGTTTGTCAATGTCAGCACCTTGATCCACAAGGTACTTGACTATTTCAACGTTGCCTTCACAAACCGCAACATGAAGAGCTGTGGTTCCGTTGTGCCTTGGACGTGTGACATCTCCACCATATCGAATGATTTCTTTCAGCAAGTTTAAGTTGTTCTGCTCAGCGGCAGTGCAAGCATAGTGACCTACATCTCCAACATTAATACTTGCTCCGTTTTCCTTTAGCAGTTTAGCTACTTGATCATGGCCAGCTAACATTGCCTCCCATAATGGTACATTTCCTTCTGAATCTgcataacataaaattaaacaaatcaattGCATTGTAAATCATGTTCGGGTTAAGATCATAAAAGTATAACAATAAGCCAAGTAGTCGTgttatattcatattattttttctgttaTAATCATGCTATATAAATCTTTACACATTAATGTATTTGCAATCTTGTTCATGTTATTTTTTTCGTATTGCAGGGTCTAACTTAAATATATGGTAATTTATATATGAGGAAAGATAAAGTGTTATAAACATAAAGGCCTGGAGAATACCTTTAACGTTTGGATCTGCACCATAATCCAGTAAGAGAAGAATGCAGTTCTCACTTCCTTTTGATGCAGCTATATGctaatttttcacaaaaaaaaaaaaaggaaataaaagaaattgttatatatacatgtatgtatatatatacatatataaacaaattaataatcaCTGAGCAACTCTGGGGTCCTGGccgaataaaaaaaaaaaccctaaagaTTTTGACTAACCAAAGCTGTTCTTCCATTGTTGTCTGATTCATTAGGATCAAGCCCCCTTTTCAATAGCTGATTCAGCAACAAGTCATCTCCCCTGAGTGCGGCGAAGCAAAGGTTGAGAGGTAGGTCCATTCTCCCTCGAGCTAGCATGTTCTCGGTCTCAATTAAAACTCCTTCCATTATTGGGTCATTCATGTCTTTCAAATGCTGCCCCAAACAAAGAACTCCAAGACTAAATATGTATAAAGGCTATAAGCCTATTCTCACATTTTCAGTTGATTTTCTTTCTGCATATTTCATGATATTACTGTGTATATCGCGTGGTAACAAAAAGGTTAAAAGGGTTTCAAGGGATTAAATTAGTCGGTATGTTGTATGGTTAAGTGCAGCATGTATACCTGGAGGAGATTATTCATGATTATGGTCCCATCTCCAACATTGGCCTGAATGATATTAAGGAATGCGGTCCTGTTTAGCCGAAGTAGTTGGCACAATCGTTTTGTACGTACTGTAAAGAGCTGTGGCCTATAACAAAGTACTCCGATCTCACCACAGAGATCACCTGCTTTTGCCTCTCCAACAACCTGAAAACCAGTCCGGATATTAGTTCAGTTAGCATCCTTTCATGGTTATTTATTGCTAAGGCTGGTGTTTGAGTGTTAGAACTTGCCTGCTCAGCTCCATTTTTGAGAACCAATAGATCCTGAAAAGCAATACAAAACATTAGGGACCCAAAACATGAACAAGAGTTGCGGAAACTTGAACAAGAAGTAATGTTTTTACCACGGCGCCAGTGACAAGGATGTAGAAATCCGTAGGTGCTTCATTCTGCAGGATGACATCTtcttttggaggaaaatattcgGCTTTCATCTCTGAGACCTTAAATCATTTATCGACAAAGATGTAACTCGGCATGTTTGGAgttgatttcaaaataaaagcttttAGCAAGTTTTGAGTTGATTACCAGCTGAAACAGCAAGTCATTGGAAACACCGCGGAATAAGTAAACTTTATCCATAAGAGAGTAGAAAAGATAATGCGAAATGCTCGACCGAATGGCTTTAGGAAGCGAATCAATAATCTCTTGCTGCTGCAGTCCCTCGGAATCTGTCCTGAACTTCAAACATAAATGTGCAAGCATCTGATCTTGTAGGCGATGAGGCAACTGGTTTCTCAGAGCAAAACTTGAAGCTGCTTGAATGGTATCCCTCTGAGAAATAAACAAAGGGAAGTTGATCaaaagactaaatcgaaaaccGGGGCGAACAGAAGCAGTAGGTAATAAGAAATACACTCACAAATCTTCTAGTTCGGCTTGTTCCATGGACAACCAAGTTCGTCATGTTTCCGATCAAGTACGCTGTCAACCCAAGGTTGAAGAGCATGTAGAAAATGGTAAACACCATCTCCCTAGTATTCACAGGATGCAAATCACCATAGCCAACAGTGGTCAGTGTAGTGATAGACCAGTACATCGATGTAACATATCGTATCCACAAGCTCTGTTCGAGGAAATTGTCTCCAAGTGAGAGTGCGATCCATGTTCTTCCCGGATCATGATATCGTGCAGCTATATAATAATAGAAACATCCAGCACAATGAACTGCAAAAAGTGTAACCTACAAAAACACCCAGAGTTCCATGAATGCTGCATCACAAGAAACAGCAAAACTTTCAGGTAAATTTTCCCATTATGTTCTGTTATACTTACACAAATAAGCTTTGCACATCGAACCCAAAAGTAGTTGTAGTTCTTGTCTTTCTCCATTCTGTTGTAATAAAACAATGCCATGTCATAAATATACCGAAAGTCAATTCAAACCAAACCGTTATCACTAGTTGATGAAGGTGAAAACAACTCTTGTACCTGGAAAACAATGCACTAACTCTGCGCAGACGCCAAAGGCGAAGCATATTGAACAAGCCATAGGAACGCAACGGCTTAGGGGAGATTTTCTGAGCGAGTTCCGATGGTATCGTCGATATAATGTCGAAAGCCAGCCACGAACTGCTGTACTTCCAAGCGATCTTCTTGTGATCATCGATGAGTAGATAGGTTGTTTTATCAAGGTATGCAACAAAGAATGTGAGGATAATATCCATGGCAAAGAATCCATTAACAACATTATCAGTAATGGAGAGTGGTGATTCAGGTTTCTTAAGGAACCCAAACTCCAATGGTGAAACCCAAGCTGTATAGATGACTAAAATAACCAGAAAAGTCTCCCATACCCTGCATGAATCAATTCAAATGTATCAATTTCAAGCAACATGTGTTCCTTTTCGTGGACTTAGAATTTGCATAAAACCTTTTCAAATCTATTCAAAGTTCCTTGTATCAGAAGACAATAGGGTCTACACCAACTCACAAGGTATTGACTGCTTTAGTTCATTAGATCTTTACAATTTTATCTCGAAAAAATGTTTCATGTTTTCTAGGACATCTAATTCAAAGCCGGTCTAATACCAAATATCACAGTTCATACCAAGTGCAAGGTATTGCATGCTTCGACCCGTTGTTGTATtgaaaattagggtttaaagaAGTCTCTATATATTACCATCCTAGAAGAAAGACAAAAGTAGCAAGGAACTGTAAAAGTCTAAAGTCTCTATATACCATGCGCCCAcaagtttgatattattatcattattttggaaaacaaacaaaaagtcTATTTTGAATGCAAAAAACAGAAAGGCAAAAGCTGATACTATTGGAGAAACAGAAACTTTAAAGTGATCCCATGACAGTCAACATTTGGATTCTCAAGCCCTCTAATCAAGAACAGCTTTATAGTCTTTGGGTTCAGACTATTCAACAAACACATTGTAACAAgaataataaacatattacGGAATTAAAAAACACAGTCACACACACTTTTTctaatataaacaataaaaaatgaatagttTTAACATATTGCTTCATAACAATAAAGCTAGATATATTCATCAGAGAATTAGCAGAAGAAAGAACAGGGAAACTAAATAccaataaaaagattaaaacaaggggaaaatttttttattaggtaACAGAAATCTTATGTAAACTAGTCCGATAATTTTAGTGTTATAAATATTATCGTTGAAGGTGTGTTGAACCGATGAGTTTTaagatttatatataaacaaaaaaaaaaaaacactggGCTATGAACCGAAGTAAAGAACAAGTTTAACATTAAAGAAtaccaaaaaaggaaaaaatatattttactttgtcATTTcgaaaaaacaaaatatctcACGAGATCCAATGGCGTGGGGTTTTCCCCAATACCCACCACCGCCTCATTCATGAGCCTTTGACCATGTTCACAGACAACCCCCAATATGAGGAAAAAGCttgagttaatatttttttttagaaaagcaaaaaaaaaaaaaagaacccacagttgaaaaacaagaaaaaaaaaaagctaccCTATTGCTCTATTTCACCTGTAACGACGATCATAAGGAGAAACGATGAATCTCTTGAGCTTGACTCTACGGTTACTTCTTGCTCCAAGCGAAGGGAGTATACCAGTTGATAAGCTGTAATGGCTGCTTTCTCTCGATATTTGTTCTATATCTTCTTGCCCACATACTGAAACTCGAAACATTTggctatttttctttcttatgttaatacacacacacactctctctctctctctctatttctCCCgccttcttttccttctttggctctccatatctatatatacatgtgtatgtgtgtatggatggatggatggtgcaaatagttcttttttttttttcttcacttaCATGAAAACTCGTTTGGTTCGGTTCGTTGTGGTTACAGTTAATTTTTAAGAGAAGATTCAATGATGTTGTTTTTTTGGCAATTTTACCCCTATATAACGGAGACcctttttctccatttttcccGTTTTGGTCAACGTCTATCTTTGCCGTTTCAATGTTCTTTTCAACTGTACattttatagtataaataaaATGTCTCGTTAaggatacataaataaaatttatttagtaaaaatagttatattgttgaaatttgtttttcaatatttacgtttttttaatttaaatttttaattaaatttgaaaattaatatttcaaataaaattatattattaaaataaaattttaactaaaatattaattatctaGTGATGTTGGCATGACAATCCGCATGGTAATCAATATGTACTTCGTGTTAACAtgataatatttatcttatatgtcactgtcaacaaataatttaaaattatacaaatattcataaaataaaaattgaaaaattataaattgttcataaattcaaaactattaaaatgaagTACACGTGAATTGTCATGTCGATtgatatacttaaaatttaatgcttttagtttttttttaatgttagaTTTAAGTTCACTCTTTTAAAAAGTTGAGAGTCAAGTTTAACTAAAAAAGTaagaattttgataaaaatatgaacattaaaagttaaatttaacattatgccataaaatattatattaatagaatcatataagtaatttattttttaaaataaaagaaaattacacTAAGCATTTAATagtatatttcattaataatttatttttaaaataaaagaaaattacccTAAGCATTTAATAGTATATTGCATTAATTAGTATCTAAAGTGCATCTAGGGTAAGTGGGCACCAAGTAACATGTAGCCTATATAAGTCACCTTAGAGCCATCGAGATTAGTGTGTGAGTTAAACTTAGATGCAGAAAATAACACGATTAAGAGAGAATTATGTGTTTCAGTTTGAAGGGTTTTTCATTCAggatttcaatttttctttcttctgaTCTCTCCATCttgtatttttatcttattaatgAAATCTTCTTTTACCCATAATTTTTTACCCTCTTTGAAGAGTCTTTT
The nucleotide sequence above comes from Gossypium raimondii isolate GPD5lz chromosome 13, ASM2569854v1, whole genome shotgun sequence. Encoded proteins:
- the LOC105783145 gene encoding potassium channel AKT1: MFRVSVCGQEDIEQISRESSHYSLSTGILPSLGARSNRRVKLKRFIVSPYDRRYRVWETFLVILVIYTAWVSPLEFGFLKKPESPLSITDNVVNGFFAMDIILTFFVAYLDKTTYLLIDDHKKIAWKYSSSWLAFDIISTIPSELAQKISPKPLRSYGLFNMLRLWRLRRVSALFSRMEKDKNYNYFWVRCAKLICVTLFAVHCAGCFYYYIAARYHDPGRTWIALSLGDNFLEQSLWIRYVTSMYWSITTLTTVGYGDLHPVNTREMVFTIFYMLFNLGLTAYLIGNMTNLVVHGTSRTRRFRDTIQAASSFALRNQLPHRLQDQMLAHLCLKFRTDSEGLQQQEIIDSLPKAIRSSISHYLFYSLMDKVYLFRGVSNDLLFQLVSEMKAEYFPPKEDVILQNEAPTDFYILVTGAVDLLVLKNGAEQVVGEAKAGDLCGEIGVLCYRPQLFTVRTKRLCQLLRLNRTAFLNIIQANVGDGTIIMNNLLQHLKDMNDPIMEGVLIETENMLARGRMDLPLNLCFAALRGDDLLLNQLLKRGLDPNESDNNGRTALHIAASKGSENCILLLLDYGADPNVKDSEGNVPLWEAMLAGHDQVAKLLKENGASINVGDVGHYACTAAEQNNLNLLKEIIRYGGDVTRPRHNGTTALHVAVCEGNVEIVKYLVDQGADIDKPDVHGWTPRELAEQQGHEEIKTMFESRREMKTQSIMSIPEKAETRYLGRFTSEPVIRPVAPDGTDGSWSQSRQRRRTSNFHNSLFGIMSAANNMEKDLLLSVHKPKGVKDCVVNSARVVISCPEKGQTIGKLVSLPGNFEELLEMGAKKFGIIGGKVVSKEGAEIDGIEVIRDGDHLVFVSDGQMVHQQHSQVPHCIG